From one Pseudomonas fluorescens genomic stretch:
- the sctT gene encoding type III secretion system export apparatus subunit SctT, with protein sequence MAAGLFFELHNLMAVALLGVARLAPLFFMMPFLNSGVLTGAPRQAVLFLLALALTPLIGEQLPALDSLAFLGLLLREAGIGTLLGCLLCWPFWVLHGMGNLIDNQRGAMLSNVIDPANGVDNSELAGFLQMFAAVIYLEGGGLLLMLQAIELSYQLCDPGRSCGFSLSAVATLLDAIVAKTLAISAPVVAALLLSEALLGLLSRYAQQMNAFSVSLTIKSLAALVVLLLYFGTHLPEEIMRMAAVPHYLPQYLQAEESH encoded by the coding sequence ATGGCCGCGGGGCTGTTTTTTGAGCTGCACAACCTGATGGCCGTGGCCTTGCTGGGTGTGGCACGGCTGGCGCCGCTGTTTTTCATGATGCCTTTCCTCAACAGTGGGGTGTTGACCGGTGCGCCGCGCCAGGCGGTGTTGTTCCTGCTGGCACTGGCGCTCACTCCGCTGATCGGCGAGCAGTTGCCGGCGCTCGACAGCCTGGCGTTTCTGGGCCTGCTGTTGCGTGAAGCGGGCATTGGTACCTTGCTCGGTTGCTTGCTGTGTTGGCCGTTCTGGGTTCTGCACGGCATGGGCAACCTCATCGACAATCAGCGCGGGGCGATGCTCAGCAATGTCATCGATCCGGCCAACGGCGTCGACAATTCGGAGCTGGCGGGCTTCCTGCAGATGTTTGCCGCCGTCATCTACCTTGAAGGTGGCGGGCTGCTGCTGATGCTCCAGGCGATAGAGCTGAGTTACCAGCTCTGCGATCCCGGGCGCAGTTGCGGGTTTTCCTTGTCGGCTGTCGCGACGCTGCTGGATGCCATTGTCGCCAAGACCCTGGCGATCAGTGCGCCGGTGGTGGCTGCATTGCTGCTCAGCGAGGCTTTGCTCGGGCTGCTGTCACGCTATGCCCAGCAGATGAACGCCTTCTCGGTTTCGCTGACCATCAAGAGCCTGGCGGCGCTGGTGGTACTGCTGCTGTATTTCGGTACGCATTTGCCCGAGGAAATCATGCGCATGGCCGCGGTCCCCCACTACCTGCCGCAGTACCTGCAGGCAGAGGAATCGCACTGA
- a CDS encoding EscU/YscU/HrcU family type III secretion system export apparatus switch protein, translating to MSSSASKTEKPTAKRLRDAARKGQTFKARDLVTSCMMLVGLAFMLNDARVLEIMQVYRQILASGMEDDLARYSAGLLRLALELILPMVLICTLGSALPALVQSGFRLASEALKLNLGALNPINGFKKLFSIRTVKDTLKALLYLGCFALALCLVWWQYRHLLFAQLHATPLVLLAIWGEMLLALFMLILGCIVLIVVLDALAEYWLFMRDMKMDAHSVKREHKEQDGDPQIKGKRRQLHQELLNEQVRSDVGNSRMILANPTHIAIGIYFRPEVSLLPFISVIETNQRALAVREYAKEVGVPVITDVNLARRIFKTHRRYSFLQVQEVEQVLRLLVWLEQVEQA from the coding sequence ATGTCCTCCAGTGCCTCGAAAACCGAAAAACCCACGGCCAAGCGCCTGCGCGATGCCGCCCGCAAAGGCCAGACTTTCAAGGCCCGCGACCTGGTCACCAGTTGCATGATGCTCGTGGGCCTGGCTTTCATGCTCAACGATGCGCGCGTGCTGGAGATAATGCAGGTGTACCGGCAGATCCTGGCCAGTGGCATGGAGGATGATCTGGCGCGCTATAGCGCCGGCCTGTTGCGTCTGGCCCTGGAGCTGATCCTGCCGATGGTACTGATCTGCACCCTGGGCAGCGCCTTGCCAGCCTTGGTGCAAAGTGGCTTTCGCCTGGCCAGTGAAGCGTTGAAGCTCAACCTGGGCGCCTTGAACCCGATCAACGGGTTCAAGAAACTGTTCAGCATTCGCACCGTCAAGGACACGCTCAAGGCATTGCTGTACCTGGGTTGCTTCGCCCTGGCCCTGTGTCTTGTGTGGTGGCAGTACCGGCACCTCCTGTTTGCCCAGCTGCATGCCACGCCGTTGGTGTTGCTGGCGATCTGGGGCGAGATGTTGCTCGCCCTGTTCATGCTGATCCTCGGTTGCATCGTGTTGATCGTGGTGCTCGACGCGCTGGCGGAGTACTGGTTGTTCATGCGCGACATGAAGATGGACGCGCATTCGGTCAAGCGCGAGCACAAGGAGCAGGACGGCGACCCGCAGATCAAGGGCAAGCGCCGCCAACTGCATCAGGAACTGCTCAATGAGCAGGTGCGTTCCGACGTGGGCAACTCGCGAATGATCCTCGCCAATCCAACCCATATCGCCATCGGCATCTACTTCCGCCCGGAGGTCAGCCTGCTGCCGTTCATCTCCGTCATCGAGACCAACCAGCGCGCCCTGGCGGTGCGCGAGTATGCCAAGGAGGTCGGGGTGCCGGTGATCACCGACGTCAACCTGGCCCGGCGCATTTTCAAGACCCATCGGCGTTACAGCTTCCTGCAGGTGCAGGAAGTCGAGCAGGTGCTGCGCCTGCTGGTCTGGCTCGAGCAGGTGGAGCAGGCCTGA
- a CDS encoding SycD/LcrH family type III secretion system chaperone, with protein sequence MKDSDTLDEEVALGIADAVMSGATLREIHGLSDTRMDDLYAFAYRFYEQGRLDDAGKLFHFLCIYDFHNSQYWTGLAAVHQLKQDYAKAIDLYSVALVQNEKDCRPMLFVGQCQLAQGKPGKARRCFDYIRRYSSDKQLHAQATACLQALDQLRETSSEEQEE encoded by the coding sequence ATGAAAGACAGCGATACGCTGGATGAAGAGGTGGCACTCGGTATTGCCGACGCCGTCATGAGCGGTGCGACGCTGCGGGAGATCCATGGGCTCAGCGACACCCGCATGGACGACCTGTATGCATTTGCTTACCGCTTCTACGAGCAGGGGCGGCTGGATGACGCCGGTAAGTTGTTTCACTTCCTGTGTATCTACGACTTTCACAACAGCCAGTACTGGACCGGCCTGGCGGCCGTGCACCAGCTTAAGCAGGACTATGCCAAAGCCATCGATTTGTACAGCGTGGCGTTGGTGCAGAACGAGAAGGACTGCCGGCCCATGCTGTTTGTCGGCCAGTGTCAGCTGGCTCAGGGCAAGCCCGGCAAGGCGCGGCGGTGCTTTGACTATATAAGGCGCTACAGCAGCGACAAGCAACTCCATGCCCAGGCAACTGCCTGTCTGCAGGCGCTGGATCAACTGCGTGAAACTTCGAGTGAGGAGCAGGAAGAATGA
- the sctE gene encoding type III secretion system translocon subunit SctE, with protein MSMTVTPAGRPQGLEQPLDYKAAAASAAQTLDFRHIATQALAGVQHAAVGQVIAGRPQLAPPHSQAHSQATFIELMAAVSELLGEADNHKLKQRLSIVQSLQGERQKALERLSSEYLQAVDEFQAAEAEVEQGQGQLEKAQVRLEAITQRAQESEERLAGLPVGSAEHAQEQRLLQRLQERLEVRQQVVDSKVEHLRQAVAGADQAALRATELQARVQDSSLDNGDIKQVDTQLSNAIGRALLLRLQIIELLGEAAEEKELASRELYQVVQKGQQEKLEEEARKAERGNALGCIFKWVGIAIAAAVLVVATAGAGTAVVGGAAAAGGAAAAATGAGAATAATTSAISVKVVVAAAGLALGVTDMVVEKATGTSFMAKAMEPLMELMQFLMKVFTELYAAQLKMLGFGEESRKVAEIAGMIAAAVATTVAASVAGSVVSSIASKVGAKIAAVLPQTATSGLQTLRQAASSAGSAMGQSMRTAMGVGSDSVSLARFSTRVEMALEGIQVGGSLLESGLQVGIGVQQKHIADHQAEAHLAQAQVELVSEYLKEVVDRFSESMKQRTAAVQHLFGDLEQQTATRLFITQRI; from the coding sequence ATGAGCATGACGGTCACGCCCGCAGGGCGACCACAGGGGCTTGAGCAGCCGCTGGACTACAAAGCGGCGGCTGCAAGTGCCGCACAGACGCTGGACTTTCGCCATATCGCCACACAGGCGCTGGCCGGGGTGCAGCACGCGGCTGTTGGTCAGGTAATTGCCGGTCGACCACAATTGGCTCCCCCTCACAGTCAAGCGCACAGCCAGGCCACCTTTATCGAACTGATGGCTGCTGTCAGCGAATTGCTGGGTGAGGCCGACAACCACAAGCTCAAGCAGCGTCTGTCGATCGTGCAAAGCCTGCAAGGGGAGCGGCAAAAGGCGCTTGAGCGGTTGTCCAGTGAGTATCTGCAAGCCGTCGATGAGTTCCAGGCTGCCGAGGCCGAAGTCGAGCAGGGCCAAGGCCAACTGGAAAAGGCACAGGTACGCCTGGAGGCCATCACGCAGCGTGCGCAAGAAAGTGAAGAGCGTTTGGCCGGGCTGCCGGTTGGCTCCGCCGAACATGCACAGGAGCAGCGACTGTTACAGAGGTTGCAAGAGCGCCTGGAGGTTCGCCAGCAGGTAGTCGACAGCAAAGTTGAACATCTGCGCCAGGCCGTCGCGGGGGCCGATCAGGCCGCCCTTCGGGCAACTGAGCTTCAGGCACGGGTCCAGGATTCGTCGCTCGACAATGGTGATATCAAGCAAGTGGATACTCAATTGAGTAACGCCATTGGCCGGGCTCTGCTGCTGCGCTTGCAGATTATCGAGTTACTGGGCGAGGCGGCAGAAGAAAAAGAGCTGGCCAGCCGCGAACTCTATCAAGTGGTGCAAAAGGGGCAACAGGAAAAGCTTGAGGAAGAAGCGCGCAAGGCCGAACGCGGCAATGCGCTGGGGTGCATCTTCAAGTGGGTGGGCATTGCCATCGCGGCCGCCGTGCTGGTTGTCGCCACCGCCGGTGCTGGAACTGCCGTCGTCGGTGGAGCCGCCGCAGCTGGCGGGGCTGCTGCTGCCGCCACCGGTGCTGGCGCAGCAACGGCGGCTACTACGTCAGCCATATCCGTCAAAGTGGTAGTCGCGGCGGCTGGACTGGCCCTGGGGGTCACCGACATGGTCGTCGAGAAAGCCACCGGTACCTCGTTCATGGCCAAGGCCATGGAGCCGTTGATGGAGCTCATGCAGTTTCTCATGAAAGTCTTCACCGAGTTATACGCAGCGCAATTGAAAATGCTGGGTTTCGGCGAAGAGTCACGCAAGGTTGCCGAAATCGCTGGAATGATCGCTGCTGCGGTTGCGACTACGGTTGCGGCGAGCGTCGCCGGCAGCGTGGTCAGCAGCATTGCTTCCAAGGTGGGGGCCAAGATCGCAGCCGTGCTTCCGCAAACGGCAACTTCAGGCCTGCAGACGCTACGCCAGGCCGCCAGCTCGGCGGGCTCGGCGATGGGCCAATCGATGCGTACGGCGATGGGCGTAGGGTCGGACAGTGTGTCGTTGGCGCGTTTCTCCACGCGTGTGGAGATGGCGCTGGAGGGTATCCAGGTGGGGGGAAGCCTGCTTGAGTCGGGCCTGCAAGTGGGGATTGGCGTGCAACAAAAGCACATTGCCGACCACCAGGCCGAGGCGCACTTGGCCCAGGCCCAGGTCGAGTTGGTCAGCGAGTACCTCAAAGAAGTGGTCGATCGATTTTCCGAGTCAATGAAGCAGCGCACCGCTGCGGTGCAGCACTTGTTTGGCGATCTTGAGCAACAGACCGCAACGCGCCTGTTCATCACACAACGCATTTAA